Below is a genomic region from Microbulbifer sp. ALW1.
TGGGGGTTGTTGATGGTGTCGGCCCTGGGAGTTGTGCACACAACGCAGCAGAGTCGGGCACTGACGGCAAAGCTGGAGCAGGCGCAACGTCATCGCGACGAGCTGCGCTACGAGCAGGAGCGTCTGCTGTTGGAGCGCGGCGCCTGGTCTGCCTACAGCCGAATTGAACAGATGGCAAAAGAAAAGTTGGATATGCGCGCACCGACGCCGGCCGAGCGGATTCTGGTGCCGGCGGGCCGCTAAACCTGAAAATGGCCGTTTGGGAGCAGATTGGAATAACTAAAACCGTCCCGGAGTAGGGGCGTCAATATAAAAGAAGGAATAGGCGCGGGAGAGCGTCGGGGAAAATTCAAGCATGGGTGCAGTGAAAAAACAGCAACAACAGCCGGGTATTGCCCGCTGGCGCTTTGCGCTGGTGGCCGGTTTGCTGTGCCTGCTCGCCGTGGCTTTGGTGGTGCACCTGGCCGGTCTGCAAGTGCTGCCAGAACAGGATAAAGGGTACCGGTTCCTGCAAGATCAGGGCCGCGCCCGCACCATTCGTACCGAAGAAATCGCCGCTTACCGGGGTTCCATCGTTGACCGCAATGGCGAACTGCTGGCGGTAAGCACGCCAGTGCAGACCATCTGGGCCAATCCGCAATTACTCAAAGAAGCCAGTGCCGATGAGTTGCGCGCATTGGCGGCCGCTCTGGAAACACCGCCTGCCCGGCTCGCCAAGCGCCTGGAAAAGTACCGCAATAAAGGTTTTATGTATCTGCGTCGGCATATGATGCCGGAAGGCGCGCAAAAGGTGCTGAGCCTGGACCTGGCCGGGGTTTACAGTAAGAAAGAATACCGTCGTTTTTATCCTGCCGGCGAAGTGACTGCCCAGTTGCTGGGCTTTACTAATATTGACGACCTTGGTCAGGAAGGGCTCGAGCTGGCCTACGAGCAATCCCTTGCCGGAGAGCCTGGCAAGCGCCAGGTGGTGAAGGACCTGAAAGGGCGCACGGTGCAGGACCTGGCGGTCAAGCAGGAAGCGCGCCCTGGTCGGGACCTGCAGCTCACCATCGACATGCGCCTGCAGTATCTGGCCTACCGGGAGCTCAAGAAAGCAGTGGCGGAAAATGGCGCTGCTTCCGGTTTTATGGTGATTCTGGATACCCGCAGTGGCGATGTGCTGGCGATGGCCAATCAGCCTTCCTTTAACCCGAACAATCGTCAGGGTGTGAAGGCGGCGGCCATGCGCAACCGCGCCCTGATCGATCAGTTTGAGCCCGGCTCCACCATCAAGCCACTTACCGCGCTGGCGGCGATGGAAACCGGGCGTTTCCAGCCGCACACGCCGATCAATACCAGCCCCGGATACATTCGTTTGCCGGGCAAGACCCTGGTAGACCCGGTGAACTACGGCCAGCTGGATCTCACCAGTGTGATCACCAAGTCAAGCCAGGTGGGTATCACCAAGGTGGCGATGGAGCTGGAGCCGGAAACCCTGCGTGAACTTTTTTACCGGATGGGGCTCGGAGAAGCGGTTGGCAGCGGATTCCCCGGCGAAGTCCCGGGAATCCTGCCCTCCCGGGAACGATGGCACCCCATTGAGCTGGCCAACTTTGCATTCGGCTACGGTTTAACAGTCAATGCGGTGCAATTGGCTCAGGCCTACAGTGTGGTCGCCAACGCCGGGCTCAAGCGCCCGGTTTCGCTGATTCTGGAGCAGGGTAAAAAAGACGCTGACCCAGAGCGGGTGGTGGCGGCTGATCTGGCGCACAAGGTTACTGCCATGCTGGAAACCGTTATCGGTCCGCGCGGTACCGGTACCCTCGCCGCGGTTGAGGGATATCGAGTGGCCGGCAAGACCGGCACAGTGCACAAGATCGGCAGCGCGGGCTATGCCGACAGCCACTATCGTTCTGTGTTTGCCGGCTTTGTCCCGGCCGAAAATCCGCGTCTGGCGGCGGTTGTCGTGATCGATGATCCCGGCCAGGACACTTACTCCGGCGGCAAGGTGGCGGCGCCGGTGTTTGGCAAAGTAATGACCGGTGCCATGCGCCTGCTACAGGTGCCGCCGGAAGAAATCGCGCCCGCTGATCAACAGTTGGCGACGCAGCTGGACGAGAGAGGTACCACATCGTGACCCAGCGCAATGAATTAAAGGCTCGCAACGCCTCCCTGGTTACCCTGGTGCCGGGGTATGCCGGTATTCCCGCTATCGATGTCACCGGTGTGGCGCTGGACAGTCGCCAAGTTAAACCCGGCGATGTGTTTATGGCGCTGCGCGGAACCCAGGTAGACGGGCGCGAATACATCGATATGGCAATTGCCAAGGGTGCCGCCGTGGTATTGGCCGACGGCGAGGTACTTGGCAGCGAAGAGCGCAACGGCGTTCAGGTAGTGACCGTGCCGGGCCTGGCGGCCCGGGTCGGTGAGATTGCTGCACGGTTTTACGGGCATCCGTCTGAGTCCATGTATCTGGTGGGTGTCACCGGTACCAATGGCAAATCCACCTGCGCTTACCTGACCTCCCAGTTGTTGGCGCAACACTTTGGCCGTGCGGCGGTGATGGGCACCATCGGCAATGGGGTCTGGAAAGACGGTGCTATCACCCTGGTGGAAACCGGGCTGACGACCCCCGACCCTGTGCGACTGCAGGCGGATTACGCCGAATTTGTGGCTGAGGGCGCGAAGGCGGCGGCGATGGAAGTGTCTTCC
It encodes:
- a CDS encoding penicillin-binding protein 2 — encoded protein: MGAVKKQQQQPGIARWRFALVAGLLCLLAVALVVHLAGLQVLPEQDKGYRFLQDQGRARTIRTEEIAAYRGSIVDRNGELLAVSTPVQTIWANPQLLKEASADELRALAAALETPPARLAKRLEKYRNKGFMYLRRHMMPEGAQKVLSLDLAGVYSKKEYRRFYPAGEVTAQLLGFTNIDDLGQEGLELAYEQSLAGEPGKRQVVKDLKGRTVQDLAVKQEARPGRDLQLTIDMRLQYLAYRELKKAVAENGAASGFMVILDTRSGDVLAMANQPSFNPNNRQGVKAAAMRNRALIDQFEPGSTIKPLTALAAMETGRFQPHTPINTSPGYIRLPGKTLVDPVNYGQLDLTSVITKSSQVGITKVAMELEPETLRELFYRMGLGEAVGSGFPGEVPGILPSRERWHPIELANFAFGYGLTVNAVQLAQAYSVVANAGLKRPVSLILEQGKKDADPERVVAADLAHKVTAMLETVIGPRGTGTLAAVEGYRVAGKTGTVHKIGSAGYADSHYRSVFAGFVPAENPRLAAVVVIDDPGQDTYSGGKVAAPVFGKVMTGAMRLLQVPPEEIAPADQQLATQLDERGTTS
- the ftsL gene encoding cell division protein FtsL, whose product is MAGNKWLLAGLWGLLMVSALGVVHTTQQSRALTAKLEQAQRHRDELRYEQERLLLERGAWSAYSRIEQMAKEKLDMRAPTPAERILVPAGR